The following proteins are co-located in the Microbacterium sp. SORGH_AS_0888 genome:
- a CDS encoding amidohydrolase has product MRIAIDHLGKPPIGGTPRERDAWRALARAAAEHPGTVAKLSGLYPPTGDARAWTLEDVRPFVEDAREIFGADRLMYGSDWPIAELAGGHRRVHDALTELTSSWTDGERDAVFSGTATTFYRIPDPTERTSA; this is encoded by the coding sequence CTGCGCATCGCAATCGATCATCTCGGCAAGCCGCCCATCGGCGGCACACCGCGCGAACGCGACGCCTGGCGCGCGCTGGCACGGGCAGCCGCCGAGCATCCGGGCACGGTCGCCAAGCTGTCGGGGCTCTACCCGCCGACGGGCGACGCGCGGGCCTGGACGCTCGAGGACGTCCGCCCCTTCGTGGAGGACGCGCGGGAGATCTTCGGCGCCGACCGGCTCATGTACGGGAGCGACTGGCCGATCGCCGAGCTCGCGGGCGGCCACCGCCGCGTGCACGACGCGCTCACCGAGCTGACCTCGTCCTGGACGGACGGCGAGCGCGACGCCGTGTTCTCCGGCACGGCGACGACCTTCTACCGCATCCCCGACCCCACCGAGAGGACGAGCGCATGA